The Gemmatimonadota bacterium genomic interval GCGCCGCCTCCGTTGCTCACGCGCATGATCTCAATGGGCTACTACGGCCGGAAGAGCGGCAAGGGCTTCTACGACTACACGGGCGAGTCGCCGGTGGTGAACGACCTGGGCCTCTAGTGTACCGTTGCAGAAGTCCCGTAGGCATTCGGCTCGCGCTGCATCCCGCGGAGGCGGCGTTGGAACTCCTTGCCGTAGCGATGGCTACGGCGTGTCGTGCCGCCTTGCCCCGCGTGCGCATCACGCGCCTCGGTGCGCACGCGACTTCCGCGCCGGCACACTAGCGGGCAACGCCGGCGCCCCTGGCGTCCGGCTTCGCGCGCACGAGAAAAGGGGCGACCCCGGCCGGGTCGCCCCCTTTTTTTTATCCTCCCCTCAGAGCCGGCGCGCGCTCAGGACAGCAGGCCGCGTACGACCGGAATGATGAGCTGGAAGAAGAGGGCGGTGATCGCGACCGGACACACGAAGCGGATCAGGAACGCCCAGGTGCGGCCCAGCGGGAAGGCGCCGTCGTTCGCGCGCACCTCCTCCCCCACCGCCTTGATGCCCCAGACCCAGCCCGCGAACAGCGAGATGAAGAGCGCGCCGATCACCAACGCGTACTGGCCGAACACCGTGAACATGAACGTCAGGAAGTCCAAGCCCACGCCCGGCAGGTTGCTCAACCACGGCACCGCGCCGTTGGCGAGCGCGCTCGGGACCCCGAGCGTGAACGCCGCGACGCCCAGCCAGATCGAAGCCTTCTTGCGGCTGATCTTCTTCTCGTCTACGAAGTACGCGGTGGTGACCTCCAGCAGCGACACGCTGGAGGTGAGCCCGGCGATCGCCAGCAGCACGAAGAACATCGTGCCGAAGATCACGCCGCCGTAGGGCTGCGGCGGGATCTCGGTGAGCAGCGAGGTGAGCGTCACGAAGACCATCCCCGGGCCGCTCTGCGTCGGGTCCATGGACGCGTGGAAGAGCGTGGGGAAGATGATCAGGCCCGCCATGATCGCGATCGTGGTGTCGGCGAGCGTCACCAGCAGCGACGAACTGACCAGGTCGTCCTTCCTGGACAGGTAGGAGCCGTAGGTGATCATCGCGCCCATGCCCAGGCTCAGGCTGAAGAACGCCTGACCGACCGCGGCGAGCACCGTTACGCCCGTCACCTTGCTGAAGTCCGGGCGCAGGTAGAAGTCCAGCCCGGGGCCCGCGCCCGACAGCGTCACCGCGCGGAAGATCAGCAGCAGCAGGATCACGAACAGCACCGGCATGAGCACCTTGGTCCAGCGCTCGATGCCCTCCTTCACGCCCTGCAGGACCACGTAGACCGTGATCACCATGAACACGCCGTGCCAGAAGAGCGCGTTGGGCGCGCTACCCGCCAGGTCGTTGAAGATGGCTGCGGTGTCGGCGCCCTCGGTGAAGGTACCAGTGACCGTCTTGAGTATGTACGCCAGGCTCCAGCCCGCTATCACCGAGTAGAAGCTCAGGATCACCAGCCCCGCCAGCACGCCCAGGGCGCCTACGATCACCCACGCCGACTTGGGCGCCAGCGCGCTGAAGGCCCCCACCGGGTTGCGCTTGGTGCGCCGCCCGATCGCCAGCTCGGCGAGCATCACCGGCGCGCCGATCGCGGCGACCGCGATCAGGTAGATCACCAGGAAGGCCGCGCCACCGTTGAGGGCCGCGGTGGTCGGAAAGCCCCAGATGTTGCCCAGGCCGATGGCGCTGCCCGCGGCCGCGAAAATGAACGCGAGCTTGGAGCCCCAGACCGCCCGCTCGGTGGAGGGAGGTGTGCTGGTCGTCTGCATCACTGTCCTTCTGGTTGTGGCGCGCCCATGGGCCTAACCCCCGCGGAGCAGGCCCCGGATCCCGCTACGGAACGCTTGTACCGGTACAATCGCGGACGAGCGGGCCGCGAATTGTGCGCGCGGCGGCCCGGAGAGTCAATCGGGCGTCGGCGAACGGAATCGGCGGACGGTGGAGCGATCGGTATGGCAGGCGAGCGGCGCGCCGCTTCAGCCCAGGTCACCCTCGCGGTGCAGCGCGTGGGCGTAGCGGTGGTAGACGTCCTTGTGCAGGAGATAGTCCTCGGACCACACCTCGAACGGGGGCAGGGGGAGGTAGCGCTCCAGGTCCTGCACCACGAGCAAAGCTATCTGCAGGCGGTCGCGGCTGGAGAAGTCCACCTTGCGACCCTCCAGGACGCGCGTGACCAGGCTGTCGAAGTGCTCCTCGGGAATGAGCGAAATGAGGTGTGCCATCTGGTCGATGCGGTAGGACTCGTACAGCGACCGGAGGTGGGGGATGGTTACGTCGTCGTCCGCCCTGCCGATGTCCGGCGCGAGCGACGCCGCGTGTTGCCCGAGGAGCCCCCTGAACCACTGGCGCAGATCCGCCGAATAGCCTCTGCGGCGCTCGTGCACCTCGACCGCGGAGCCCAGGAGGGACATGACGAGCGGCCGCCCCAGACCGCGCGCTCGCTGCGCCACGGCCTGTTCGGTCCCCTCGATCCACAGGTCCGCGGTGCGAACCTCCGGCTCGGTGGACCTGGCGGACGAGGGGCGGAAGGACAGATACCCGCGCCAGGCGCCGTCGTCGAGGGGATAGGTGACCAGGAAGACGGTCCAGCGTTCGCCGTCACGCTCGACGAACCCGAACGACCTGCCACGCGCGCGCGGCGGCGCGGTGGTGGGCGGCGGCGTGGGATTGCCGGGCCGCGAGAAGTCCGCCAGCACGGACACGCCGCCCTAGTCTTCGCGCAGGACTCGATAGAGGTGGTTCCAGGTGCCTACCAGCGCGGCCAAGCCCGCGATGAACAGCAACACCCCCACCAACCCCCACCCCATGAACCAGTCGAATCGGTCGTTCTGCAACCCCTGGATCGCACTCATCGAGGACAGCACGGCCAGCGCTACCCAAAGGAAGCCGATGCCGCCCCCAACGGCCATCACGGCGCTCTTGCTCATACGGTTCGAGGCTCCTGCGGATGACTTGAGAGTGGGCTCCGCGCGTCCAAGGTCGCGGGTCACGATTCGACGCATCGAATATAGGGTGGCGCGGCGGCCTACCGAAAGGCGCCGTTGCGTCCGACACCGGCTTTGATCATCGTCCGCGTCCCCGGTAACTCAGGTCTCAGGAGTGGCGCGATGGGTATCGCACTGCCGGCGTTCCCCCAAGGCACGCGTGTCCGCGTACGGCGTGGAGGGCTGCCTCTCGAGGAGGGATTGGTCGGTCGCACCGGCGTGGTGATCCAGGCGACGCAGTACGCCCGGACCCGCGCGGGGGTGCTGCTCGACGACGAGCGCGAGGCGCGTTTCTTCGACGCCTCGGAGCTGGAGGTGACCGAACTCCCCGCGCTGGACTCCCGCCGCGACGCCGTGCGCGCGCGCCTGGCTCGTCCTTGAGCACTCCGCCCACCCGGCGGCCGGCCGGAACCGGCGCCACGCTGCCGGTGCCGGCGCGCCGCGCCGACCCGAGCTCCCCGTCGGCGGCGCCGCGAACCGTACCGGACGCGCGCGCGGAGATCGCCGCGACGCGCGCCCGGCTCGCCGCCAACGCAGACCTCCTCAAGGGGCGTCTCGGGGTCCAGCGCGCCCACCTGCGGAAGGGGCTGGATCTGCCGGCCAAGCTTCGCGAGCTGGTATCCGGCAAGGAGCTCCTGGCGCTCGCCGGGGCCTTCGTGGGTGGACTGGCTCTGGGGTTGTTGCGGGGTCGCAAGCGGCGGGCGCGCTTCGACGACGACGACTGAGTGGGCCCCGGGCGCTCTTGGTAGGGGGCGCCCGGGGCCCGCCGCCGGGTCCGCTCCTAGACCGGTGCCCCTTCGGCCACCTGGACGAACTGGTCCAGCACTCCATCCCAGCCGCCGTCGTAGTTCCCACGCATGGCTTCGGCCTCGTCGCCGAGCAGGTCCCAGCCGCGGTGTTCCAGCCGCACCAGGGTGCCGCCGCCGGGCTCGGGCGCGAAGGAGACCTCCACCTCCTGCGCGGTCTCGGCATCCCGCCCCGGGTGCCAGCTGAAGGTCAAGCGCCGCGGCGGACGCCACTCGGTCACCACGCCCCAGGGCTTCTCGCTGCCATCCGAGAGCGTCTCGAACAGGCGTCCGCCCACGCGCGGCTCGAACGCGCAGTCTACCGCCCTATCCAGACCCACCGAGTGGGTGGCGAGCGGCCACCAGGCGCCGATCCCGCTCGTGAACAGGTCGAACGTTTCGCGCTCGCCGAGAGGCACGCGCACGGTCTTGACCAAAGGCGACAGGTCCATCGGATACATCGGATACGGCTCCTGCTTACGGGTGTCTGAGGTTCAATCCCGGGTCGCGGCCCGCGCCTCCGCGGCCGCCGAGAACGCGCCCAGGGCGTCGCTCCACATCCCCTTCAGATAGGACCGAAGCGGCGCCAGGCCATCCAGGCGCGCCCGGTATATGCGACGGCGGCCCTCCGCCGAAGCCTCGACGAGGCCTGCCTCCTTGAGCACGCGCAGGTGCTGCGAGACGGCCGGCTGGGACACCGGCATTGCCTGCGCGAGCACGCCTACCGCGGAGGGAGACGCCCGCAGCCTGTCGAAGATCTCGCGCCGGGTCGGGTCGCCCAGCGCTTGCAGTATCGATTCATAAGTCACCACTTATTGATATATTCAAAGAAAAAGCCCGTCAAGGGCGACGAGAAACGGGGCGGAGCCGGGCGGGCGCGGCGTGGTGGCCGGGTCGCGCGCCCGGCCCGCCACGCCGTTGGCCTGCTAGAAGGGCAGGTCGTCGTCCGGCTGGAAGGTGGCCTCCTGGGCGGGGGCCTGCGCGGGCTCGGCGCTGCGGTTCCAGCCGCCCGAGGATTCTCCGCCGGGTCCGCTACCGAGCATGACCATGTCGCGCACCACGATGTCGGTCCAGTAGCGGGTCACGCCATTGTCCTCCGTGGTGCTGTACTCGATTCTGCCCTCGACGTACAGCCGGTCGCCCTTCTTGACGTAGCGCTCGACGATCTCGGCCAGCCGATCCCAGAAGGTGAGACGGTGCCATTCCGTCTTCTCCTGCTGCTGTCCCGAGCGGTCGGAGAACGCGCGGTTGGTGGCGAGCGATATCTTGGCCAGGCGAGTGCCCGAGCCGGTGGTGCGGATCTCGGGTTCGGCGCCGACGTTGCCTATCAGCATGACCTTGTTGAGCGAGCGACTCATCGCGGGGCATCCGTGTCTTCGGGGAGTAGCGAACCGGCCTCTGCGCCGGCGTGGCAGGAACGGTATGGACGCCGCCGCGGACCCGCAAGGCGACGCCCGGGCCACGCCCGAGTCATCGATCCGTCTCGTGGCCGGGGTTCAGCGCATAGCGCAGATAGGCCTCCTGAAGGGCACCCGCGACGGGGCCGGGAACGCCGCCGCCCACGGCGCGGCCGTCCACCCGCACGACCGGCATCACCTCGGTGGTGGTCCCCGTCAGGAACAACTCGGATACGGCGTCGAGAAGCTCGAGCGGGATGGGTGCCTCGCGGACCTCCATGCCTGACTCACGCGCGACGCGCACGACCGCGGCACGCGTGATCCCCGGCAGGATCTCCGAGGTCAGCGGGTGCGTGAGCAACGCGCCGCCGTGCACCGCGAACAGGTTGGAGCGCGACCCCTCCAGCACGTGGCCGTCCTCGACGAACAGCGCCTCGAACGCGCCGCGGTCGTGCGCCTCCTGGTTGGCGAGCACGTTCGGCAACAGCGCTATCGACTTGATGTCCCGGCGCTTCCAGCGCGTGTCCTGGACCAGCGTCGCGGCGACGCCCGCATCGAAGCGTTCGTTGGAAGGTCGGGGGTGAGGCTGCGCCACCGTGTACACCGTCGGCGGCGTATCGGGCGGGAACGCGTGGGACCGATTCGGCGGCGCTCCGCGGGTCACCTGAGCGTAGACGATGCCGTCCTGGTCAGCGAGTCCGTTGTCCGCGATTAGCGCGCCCGCGATCGCCTCGACGCCATCGGCGGCGGACGGGTCGATGCGCAGCTCGGCGAGTCCTCTGCGGAGCCGCGCCATGTGCTCCGCGAAGAACGCCGTTCTGCCCCCGTAGATGCGGACGACCTCGTAGACTCCGTCGGCGAAGAGGAAGCCCCGGTCCGTGACGGGGATGAGCGCTTCGTGGTGCGGCATGATGGAGCCGTTCAGGAAGACGTTCACGGTTGGCGCGCCGGGTTTCTCGATTAGTAGCCAGGGGCCGCGTTTGGCCTGGTGCCGCCCCGATCCGCGGTCCATATTCGCGCGGCGCGAGCCCGGCGCAAGCGCCGACCCGGTCCCGACGCGCGGGGCCGGGCCACCCGGAGCCGAATACCATGCCCGATTCCTACGAATTCCTGACCGTCGAGCGGCAGGACCGCGTCGCCGTCGTGACCGTGAATCGCCCCGACAAGCTCAACGCGCTGAACGACGACACGGTGGGCGAAATCGGCGCCGCGTTCGAGGACCTGCGGGGAGACGAGGCCGTGGGAGGAGTCGTCCTGACCGGAGCCGGCGAGAAGGCGTTCGTCGCCGGAGCGGACATCGGTGAGCTCGCCCGCATGGGTCCGCTCGACGGCATCGCCACGTCGCGGAAGGGCCAGGCGGTCCTGCGGACGATCGAGACGCTGGGCAAGCCGGTGGTCGCGGCCGTCAACGGATTCGCCCTGGGCGGGGGACTCGAGATGGCGCTGGCTTGCCACTTGAGGGTGGCGTCGGAGAACGCTCGCTTCGGGCTTCCGGAGGTGAAGCTCGGGATAATTCCCGGCTACGGCGGCACCATAAGGCTGGCGCGGCTGGTCGGCCGCGGGCGCGCCCTCGAGCTGATTCTGACGGGAGGGATGATCGACGCCGCCGAGGCGCACCGGATCGGCCTCGCCAACCGGTTGGTGCCCGCGGGCGAGGCCAGACAGGCCGCCCTCGAGTTGCTCGGCAAGATTCTGCGGAATGGTCCGGTGGCGCTCACCATGGCGCTCGAGGCCGTGGACGCGGCCTATCACGGCACCACCGAGGACGCCCAGCGTCTGGAGTCCAATCTCTTCGGGCTGCTGGCGGGCACCGACGACATGCGCGAGGGCATGCGGGCCTTTCTGGACAAACGCGCCGCCGATTTTCGGGGCCGGTAGGCCGCCCCCGATCGGCCGAAGACGGCTGGTGTTGCCTCGCGCGCGTGCGCGCGCGTAGATTCACGGGTCCACGAAGCCGGCCCTTTCAGCGTGAGCGCCATCGCGATTCCCGCCCCGGTCCCGGAGTCAGGCGAGGCACCATATCCCGGCGACCTCCAGGCGCCCCAGGCGCGGCCGTGCGTGCGCTGCGGCTCGCTCCGCCTGCGCGACTTCCGGAACTTCGCGGCCGCCGACCTGGCCATGCCCGAGCAGGGCGTCGCGCTGGTGGGCGACAACGGCTCGGGGAAGACCAACCTGGTGGAGGGTATCTACTACCTGGAGGCGTTCCGCTCCTTCCGGGGCGCGCCCGACGAACAGCTCGCCCGCTTCGGGGAGGCGGGGTTCTTCGTGTCCGGCGCCTTCGCGGTGGGAGACCGGACGGTCGAAGTGACCGCCGGGTATCTGCGCGAGGGCCGGCGCAAGCGGGTGCGCGTGGACGGCGTCGAACCCGAGCGACTGGGCGACGCGCTGGGTGAGGTGGGGGTGGTGGTGTTCTCGCCGTCCGACATCGACCTCGTCGCCGGATCGCCGGCCGAGCGCCGCCGTTTTCTGGACGTCCTCTTGTCGCTGAACGAGCCCGGGTACGTGGACGCGCTTCAGCGCTACAAGCACGCGCTACGGCAGCGCAACGCGCTGCTCCGGTCCGGCGCCGGATCGGACCGGCACCCCTGGGACGAGGCGCTGGTGCGCTGGGGTGTGCCGGTGCTGGAGGCCAGGCGGCGCTGGTCCGCGGAGTACGCCGCGCCGTTCGAGGAGTACTGCCGCGCCGTGGGCGACGGCCACGGCATGTCCCTGCGCTACAAGAGCTCGCTCGGGGCGGCCGAGCCGGGCGCGCTGGACGCCGAGGAGGAGGGCCCGAGTCTGGCAGACAGCTTTCGCCACGGGCTCGAGCGCCGGCGCCACCGCGAAGAGGAACTGGGGACCACTCTGGTCGGCCCCCACCGCGACGACCTGACCCTGCGCCTGGTGCAACGGGAAGGCGCCGACGTGGACCTGCGCGACTACGGCTCGGGCGGGCAGCGGCGCACCGCGGCCGTCGCGCTCAGGCTGGTGGAGGCCGACACGATTCGCGCCCGGCGTGAGCGCGAGCCCCTGGTCTTGCTGGACGACATCTTCGCCGAGCTCGATGCGGGCCGGAGCCGTCGACTCATGGCCTTGCTGGGCGAGCGCGGCGCCGGCCAGCTGCTGGTCACCGCGCCCAAGGAGGTGGACCTGGGCGTCGACGTGGCGCTCGAGCGCTGGACCATCCGGGCCGGGGCGATCGCGGCGTGAACAAGCGTCGCAAGAAGCTGGAGCCGCTGGCGGACGCGCTCACCGCGTACCTGGCCGAATCCGGCATCGCCGAGGCGGTGGAGCGGCGCCGGGTGTTCGGCGAGTGGCGCGAGCGCGTGGGCGATCGCATCGCCAAGGTGGCCGTGCCGCTCCGGCTGGTGGGCGGGACGCTGATCGTGGGCGTGCGCTCCAGCGCCTGGCTCATGGAGCTGAAGCTGATGGAGAAGCAACTCCTCGACCGCGTCAACAGGGGCGAGGAGCGGAACCGTATCGACGCAATCAGGCTGGTGATGGGAGACGCCGACGAGCCAACCGAGGCCGGCGGCGCGCGACGGAGGGGACGGACCAGAGATGGCTGAGAAGAGGAAGGGCGGGGGCGACTACAGCGCGGGCGCTATCCAGGTCCTCAAGGGACTGGAGGCGGTTCGGAAGCGTCCGGGCATGTACATCGGGTCGACGGGGCCGCGCGGCCTCCATCACCTCGTGTACGAGGTCGTGGACAACGCGGTGGACGAGGCGATGGCGGGCTTCTGCACCCGCATAGATGTCACCATCGGGCCCGATGACTCCATCACCGTAGTCGACGACGGGCGGGGCATTCCGGTCGACATCCACCCCGTGGAAAAGAAGCCCGGCCTGGAGCTGGCCATGACCACGCTCCACGCGGGCGGGAAGTTCGACCGGGACTCGTACAAGGTGTCGGGTGGCCTGCACGGCGTCGGCGTCAGCGTGGTGAACGCGCTCTCGGAGTGGCTGGAGGTAGAGGTGCGCAGGGACGGCAAGGTGCACCGGCAGGCCTACGCGCGCGGCGACAAGACCTCCGAGCTGGAGGTGGTGGGGAGCGTGCCCAAGAAGGAGACCGGCACCAAGGTCAGGTTCAAGCCGGACCACCAGATCTTCGACGAGCTCGGCTACAACTTCGATACGCTGTCGAACCGCCTTCGCGAGATGGCGTTTCTCAACCGCGGGCTCTTCATCACGATGGCCGACGAGCGGGACCGCAACGGGTCGGAGCCGCGCGAGGAAACC includes:
- the recF gene encoding DNA replication and repair protein RecF (All proteins in this family for which functions are known are DNA-binding proteins that assist the filamentation of RecA onto DNA for the initiation of recombination or recombinational repair.), whose amino-acid sequence is MSAIAIPAPVPESGEAPYPGDLQAPQARPCVRCGSLRLRDFRNFAAADLAMPEQGVALVGDNGSGKTNLVEGIYYLEAFRSFRGAPDEQLARFGEAGFFVSGAFAVGDRTVEVTAGYLREGRRKRVRVDGVEPERLGDALGEVGVVVFSPSDIDLVAGSPAERRRFLDVLLSLNEPGYVDALQRYKHALRQRNALLRSGAGSDRHPWDEALVRWGVPVLEARRRWSAEYAAPFEEYCRAVGDGHGMSLRYKSSLGAAEPGALDAEEEGPSLADSFRHGLERRRHREEELGTTLVGPHRDDLTLRLVQREGADVDLRDYGSGGQRRTAAVALRLVEADTIRARREREPLVLLDDIFAELDAGRSRRLMALLGERGAGQLLVTAPKEVDLGVDVALERWTIRAGAIAA
- a CDS encoding sodium-dependent transporter → MQTTSTPPSTERAVWGSKLAFIFAAAGSAIGLGNIWGFPTTAALNGGAAFLVIYLIAVAAIGAPVMLAELAIGRRTKRNPVGAFSALAPKSAWVIVGALGVLAGLVILSFYSVIAGWSLAYILKTVTGTFTEGADTAAIFNDLAGSAPNALFWHGVFMVITVYVVLQGVKEGIERWTKVLMPVLFVILLLLIFRAVTLSGAGPGLDFYLRPDFSKVTGVTVLAAVGQAFFSLSLGMGAMITYGSYLSRKDDLVSSSLLVTLADTTIAIMAGLIIFPTLFHASMDPTQSGPGMVFVTLTSLLTEIPPQPYGGVIFGTMFFVLLAIAGLTSSVSLLEVTTAYFVDEKKISRKKASIWLGVAAFTLGVPSALANGAVPWLSNLPGVGLDFLTFMFTVFGQYALVIGALFISLFAGWVWGIKAVGEEVRANDGAFPLGRTWAFLIRFVCPVAITALFFQLIIPVVRGLLS
- a CDS encoding SRPBCC domain-containing protein yields the protein MDLSPLVKTVRVPLGERETFDLFTSGIGAWWPLATHSVGLDRAVDCAFEPRVGGRLFETLSDGSEKPWGVVTEWRPPRRLTFSWHPGRDAETAQEVEVSFAPEPGGGTLVRLEHRGWDLLGDEAEAMRGNYDGGWDGVLDQFVQVAEGAPV
- the ssb gene encoding single-stranded DNA-binding protein encodes the protein MSRSLNKVMLIGNVGAEPEIRTTGSGTRLAKISLATNRAFSDRSGQQQEKTEWHRLTFWDRLAEIVERYVKKGDRLYVEGRIEYSTTEDNGVTRYWTDIVVRDMVMLGSGPGGESSGGWNRSAEPAQAPAQEATFQPDDDLPF
- a CDS encoding aminotransferase class IV, which produces MNVFLNGSIMPHHEALIPVTDRGFLFADGVYEVVRIYGGRTAFFAEHMARLRRGLAELRIDPSAADGVEAIAGALIADNGLADQDGIVYAQVTRGAPPNRSHAFPPDTPPTVYTVAQPHPRPSNERFDAGVAATLVQDTRWKRRDIKSIALLPNVLANQEAHDRGAFEALFVEDGHVLEGSRSNLFAVHGGALLTHPLTSEILPGITRAAVVRVARESGMEVREAPIPLELLDAVSELFLTGTTTEVMPVVRVDGRAVGGGVPGPVAGALQEAYLRYALNPGHETDR
- a CDS encoding enoyl-CoA hydratase-related protein; this encodes MPDSYEFLTVERQDRVAVVTVNRPDKLNALNDDTVGEIGAAFEDLRGDEAVGGVVLTGAGEKAFVAGADIGELARMGPLDGIATSRKGQAVLRTIETLGKPVVAAVNGFALGGGLEMALACHLRVASENARFGLPEVKLGIIPGYGGTIRLARLVGRGRALELILTGGMIDAAEAHRIGLANRLVPAGEARQAALELLGKILRNGPVALTMALEAVDAAYHGTTEDAQRLESNLFGLLAGTDDMREGMRAFLDKRAADFRGR
- a CDS encoding DUF721 domain-containing protein codes for the protein MNKRRKKLEPLADALTAYLAESGIAEAVERRRVFGEWRERVGDRIAKVAVPLRLVGGTLIVGVRSSAWLMELKLMEKQLLDRVNRGEERNRIDAIRLVMGDADEPTEAGGARRRGRTRDG
- a CDS encoding metalloregulator ArsR/SmtB family transcription factor; the encoded protein is MVTYESILQALGDPTRREIFDRLRASPSAVGVLAQAMPVSQPAVSQHLRVLKEAGLVEASAEGRRRIYRARLDGLAPLRSYLKGMWSDALGAFSAAAEARAATRD